In the genome of Deltaproteobacteria bacterium, one region contains:
- a CDS encoding type II toxin-antitoxin system VapC family toxin codes for MKYLVDTNILIYLLNSKSLQLERKFTRRDSRQFGVSSITVAELIYGARKSRRVERNTNAVIKMLSSFELLDFTSADAFEYGDIRADLESKGKVIGGNDLLIAAQARHLGLIVLTANTDEFSRVSGLKIEDWTK; via the coding sequence ATGAAATATCTGGTGGATACCAATATTTTGATTTATCTGTTGAATTCAAAATCATTACAATTGGAGCGAAAGTTTACCCGGAGAGATAGCCGACAATTCGGTGTCTCTTCCATCACAGTTGCGGAATTAATCTACGGTGCCCGGAAAAGCAGACGGGTTGAACGTAATACCAATGCGGTAATCAAAATGCTCTCTTCTTTTGAACTTCTTGACTTTACCAGTGCCGATGCATTTGAATATGGAGATATTCGTGCGGATTTGGAATCAAAAGGAAAGGTTATCGGTGGCAATGATCTTCTCATTGCCGCTCAGGCACGGCATCTCGGTTTAATTGTATTGACAGCAAATACCGATGAATTTTCAAGAGTTTCAGGTTTGAAAATTGAGGACTGGACCAAATGA
- a CDS encoding AbrB/MazE/SpoVT family DNA-binding domain-containing protein gives MIEAKIFRSGNSQAIRLPKEYRLKTDSVQLNRIGNVLIIVPKDDPWANFKEGVKEAEDFPEVTDIRPDTRRVKLV, from the coding sequence ATGATTGAAGCGAAAATATTCAGATCGGGAAACAGCCAGGCAATTAGGTTACCGAAAGAGTACCGGTTGAAAACGGACTCGGTTCAACTCAACCGGATCGGAAATGTTCTGATAATCGTACCGAAAGATGATCCGTGGGCAAATTTTAAAGAAGGTGTCAAAGAGGCCGAAGATTTTCCAGAAGTGACTGATATCCGACCGGATACCAGGAGAGTGAAGCTGGTATGA
- a CDS encoding VCBS repeat-containing protein, with translation MHRTHYFLSAAVSVILLTANLSMQGCSSQPLAVGGPYLTGELQPRRLTNLPLGVPIEIEIQLYNSNEAHSPLVGYTVTLSAEQATIVQPSAQTDENGITRGYVQTNNAGVMIISAYAHPQNLDPVLLPQLTLEFASNPGETFIVSTPANINVERALAIGAGDINKDGIADLIVLNEYPAAINIWLGGSTISHTPRQVQLNSQPRTMAIADFNGDGSIDFAVARQGTTALSSILEIIVTNTNDFSSAATYDLITMTHALAAFDLDGASPSDLITAEAQEEQNLLELFTFSTNTQAVQTRLSPINITLTSKPVAIAAAPINASDNFGDVVVAIEQRASILKGNANNLDSEITSLKVGGTPTAIAIGDVNLDDRTDVVVTKAVPNVSESEAANQGANQLVVFLSQDGEFSFNSPATMALSGAPTAVAIADVTDDDIADVLVLTQGNETGSGRLEVFVQAVEGTLHASEPKVVADDPLGVVVADFNGDTHPDIAVVSYGQPVKIFYGQ, from the coding sequence ATGCATAGAACGCACTATTTCTTAAGTGCCGCTGTTTCAGTAATTTTACTGACAGCCAATTTATCTATGCAGGGCTGTAGCTCGCAGCCTTTGGCAGTTGGCGGCCCCTATTTAACCGGTGAATTACAACCTCGGCGTTTGACAAATTTGCCATTGGGAGTACCGATTGAAATTGAGATCCAATTATACAATTCAAACGAAGCTCATTCGCCGTTAGTAGGTTATACCGTAACTTTATCAGCAGAACAGGCAACAATTGTACAACCAAGCGCGCAAACTGATGAAAACGGGATAACACGGGGTTATGTGCAAACCAATAATGCTGGTGTAATGATAATTAGCGCTTATGCTCATCCGCAAAATCTTGATCCGGTTTTATTGCCGCAATTAACGTTAGAATTTGCCAGCAATCCTGGCGAAACCTTTATAGTAAGTACTCCTGCTAATATTAATGTTGAGCGAGCTTTAGCAATTGGAGCAGGTGATATAAATAAAGACGGAATTGCGGATCTTATCGTTTTAAATGAATATCCAGCGGCAATTAATATCTGGCTAGGGGGAAGCACTATTTCTCATACACCACGTCAAGTGCAACTTAATTCGCAACCTCGCACGATGGCGATCGCCGATTTTAATGGTGATGGTTCTATTGATTTTGCAGTTGCACGCCAAGGAACAACAGCGCTGTCATCTATTCTTGAAATTATCGTTACAAACACTAACGATTTCTCGTCTGCGGCAACATATGACTTAATCACCATGACGCACGCTTTAGCTGCTTTTGATCTCGATGGAGCATCCCCAAGCGATTTAATTACTGCCGAGGCACAAGAAGAGCAGAACCTTTTAGAGTTATTCACTTTTTCTACAAATACGCAAGCAGTGCAAACCCGGTTAAGCCCTATAAATATAACGCTTACAAGTAAGCCGGTGGCAATTGCAGCAGCACCAATAAATGCAAGTGATAATTTTGGCGATGTGGTGGTTGCTATAGAGCAAAGAGCCAGTATTCTAAAAGGCAATGCTAATAATCTCGATAGTGAAATCACTTCATTGAAGGTAGGTGGTACACCTACAGCTATTGCCATAGGTGATGTGAATTTGGATGATCGAACTGATGTAGTTGTTACTAAAGCTGTACCAAATGTTTCGGAAAGTGAAGCAGCCAATCAAGGAGCTAATCAACTTGTGGTATTTCTATCTCAAGATGGAGAGTTTTCATTTAATTCGCCCGCTACTATGGCACTGAGCGGCGCACCGACTGCAGTTGCGATTGCTGATGTTACTGATGATGATATTGCTGATGTTCTTGTGCTTACTCAGGGAAACGAGACCGGCAGTGGCCGACTTGAAGTTTTTGTGCAAGCCGTTGAGGGCACTCTACATGCCTCAGAACCAAAAGTAGTTGCAGATGATCCCCTTGGGGTCGTGGTTGCAGATTTTAATGGCGATACTCATCCCGATATAGCGGTTGTTAGTTATGGACAACCAGTAAAAATATTTTATGGGCAATAA
- a CDS encoding fructose-bisphosphate aldolase class II: MALVSMRQLLDHAAENGYGVAAFNVNNMEQIQAIMEAARETESPVIVQASRGARSYTNDNFLRHLMLAAAELYPEIPVAMHQDHGNSPATCYTAIAQGFTSVMMDGSLSADGKSPSTYAYNVEVTKKVVDVAHAIGVAVEGELGTLGGIEDGHGAGLSAEQALSHLTDPDQAVEFVKATNVDALAVAIGTSHGAYKFSKKPTGEVLVMTRIEEIHKRLPNTHLVMHGSSSVPQDLQDLINKYGGQMKQTYGVPVEEIQRGIKHGVRKINIDTDNRMAITAAIRKVFTETPEKFDPRDYLKPARAEMKKVCIARMQAFGQAGQALKIKIKPLSEMAASYK, translated from the coding sequence ATGGCATTAGTATCTATGCGCCAATTGCTTGATCACGCCGCCGAAAATGGCTACGGCGTCGCCGCTTTCAATGTTAATAACATGGAACAGATCCAAGCCATTATGGAAGCTGCCCGCGAAACCGAAAGTCCTGTCATCGTGCAGGCAAGCCGCGGTGCCCGCAGCTATACCAATGACAATTTCTTACGCCATTTGATGCTTGCCGCAGCTGAACTTTATCCAGAGATCCCAGTTGCAATGCATCAAGATCATGGTAATTCACCAGCTACTTGCTATACTGCAATCGCTCAAGGCTTCACTTCGGTCATGATGGATGGTTCGCTGTCAGCTGACGGTAAAAGCCCATCTACTTATGCATATAATGTCGAAGTGACTAAAAAGGTCGTAGATGTTGCCCATGCCATTGGTGTTGCGGTTGAAGGTGAGCTTGGCACTCTCGGTGGTATTGAAGATGGCCATGGTGCTGGTCTAAGTGCTGAACAAGCTTTATCACACTTAACCGACCCTGATCAGGCTGTTGAATTTGTCAAAGCTACAAACGTCGATGCTCTTGCGGTTGCTATTGGTACTTCACATGGTGCTTATAAGTTCTCGAAAAAACCTACTGGTGAAGTATTAGTCATGACCCGTATTGAAGAAATTCATAAGAGATTGCCAAACACCCACTTGGTTATGCACGGTTCATCTTCAGTACCACAAGATCTACAAGATCTCATCAATAAGTACGGTGGTCAAATGAAGCAAACCTACGGCGTGCCTGTTGAAGAAATTCAACGTGGTATTAAACACGGCGTACGTAAGATAAATATTGATACTGATAATCGTATGGCTATTACTGCGGCTATTCGTAAGGTCTTTACTGAAACCCCAGAAAAGTTCGACCCACGCGATTACTTAAAACCTGCACGCGCCGAAATGAAAAAAGTATGTATCGCCCGTATGCAAGCTTTTGGCCAAGCTGGTCAAGCATTAAAAATTAAAATCAAGCCATTATCTGAAATGGCGGCTAGCTATAAATAG
- a CDS encoding single-stranded DNA-binding protein → MHPLLKIADKLSQDLSKLSFAEPVSHIYNPHIYARRPFARYVEMYANSPVEVLLLGMNPGPFGMTQTGIPFGEVVSVRDWLGIIAKVDQPTITHPRRPIEGFDCPRSEVSGVRLWGWAKQTFKNPKSFFKKFFVANYCPLVFMEASGRNRTPDKLARLERDALFKICDAALVEIVAYLKPRYVIGVGAFAQNRAQQALANNNVNIGSILHPSPANPLANRGWSEAASKALATLGIT, encoded by the coding sequence ATGCATCCATTATTAAAAATCGCAGATAAATTATCACAAGATCTTAGCAAGTTATCATTCGCTGAGCCTGTAAGTCATATTTATAATCCGCATATTTATGCACGACGACCTTTTGCACGTTACGTTGAAATGTACGCAAATTCGCCGGTAGAGGTTTTGTTGCTTGGCATGAATCCAGGCCCATTCGGTATGACCCAAACAGGTATACCTTTTGGTGAAGTAGTCTCGGTACGCGATTGGTTAGGCATCATCGCAAAAGTAGACCAACCAACAATAACACATCCTCGTCGTCCCATTGAAGGCTTTGATTGCCCACGCAGTGAGGTTAGTGGAGTTCGATTATGGGGTTGGGCAAAACAAACGTTTAAAAATCCGAAATCTTTTTTTAAAAAGTTTTTTGTTGCGAACTACTGCCCTTTAGTTTTTATGGAAGCATCAGGACGCAATCGCACTCCTGATAAACTTGCCCGCCTTGAGCGTGATGCTTTATTTAAAATTTGCGATGCTGCTTTAGTTGAAATTGTTGCCTATCTTAAACCCCGCTATGTCATAGGGGTAGGTGCTTTCGCGCAAAATCGCGCGCAACAAGCTCTGGCAAATAACAATGTAAATATTGGCAGTATATTACATCCTAGCCCAGCAAATCCTTTAGCTAATCGAGGTTGGAGTGAAGCTGCAAGTAAAGCTTTAGCGACCTTAGGTATTACTTGA
- the sixA gene encoding phosphohistidine phosphatase SixA, translating to MIENTETITLLLVRHGRAESALGRPDSSRHLTEEGYAELRVCCEGLQSLSVCLDLVLTSPLMRALETADVLAKALGNGIHPLCENVLAPGATLDSLMQLLRNIDGGKTVAIVGHAPDLTDVASGLVVPYTRREILFPPGGMACIEFEGSIAAGTGQLKWTYTPAELIAKSREDVNQFK from the coding sequence ATGATTGAGAATACTGAAACAATAACGTTATTGCTGGTGCGCCACGGTCGGGCTGAAAGTGCTTTAGGTCGGCCAGACTCAAGTCGTCATTTAACCGAAGAAGGTTATGCCGAGTTACGTGTTTGCTGTGAAGGATTGCAATCTCTTTCTGTATGTCTTGATTTAGTGCTTACCAGTCCTCTTATGCGTGCCTTAGAGACGGCTGATGTTCTTGCCAAAGCATTAGGTAATGGTATTCATCCACTTTGTGAAAATGTATTAGCACCTGGCGCTACTCTGGATTCATTAATGCAATTGCTTCGTAATATTGATGGCGGCAAAACTGTTGCAATAGTTGGTCACGCTCCAGATTTGACAGATGTCGCATCTGGATTGGTTGTTCCGTACACTCGTCGAGAAATTCTATTTCCACCCGGTGGTATGGCTTGTATTGAATTTGAAGGTAGCATTGCTGCCGGTACCGGCCAGCTTAAATGGACATATACACCCGCAGAATTAATTGCTAAAAGTCGGGAGGATGTAAACCAATTCAAGTAA